The Treponema sp. OMZ 790 genome includes the window AAAGTTTAAGTTTACCGTTATATCCTTCAATGAGTGAAGATGATAGCGATTATGTTATTGAGACCGTGATTAAACTTGCAAAATTGAATAGGCGCTAATTTATGGATAAAACTTTTGTTTCAGATTTGGAATTTGAAAATCAGGAATGGGCTCGTCTTATCAGAGCTTCCGATGTAGATGCTAAAATTATCGATATAGAAGTTCCGGAACTTCCCGAAGGTTTTTTATTTTTTTCTGCGAAGGATATTGCAGGAAAAAATTCGGTACGTTTTTTAAAAACCGAAATACCTGTATTTGCAGACGAAAAAATTGAATACGCAGGTCAGGCTGTGGGTATTTTGACGGGGCCCGATAAAAAAAAGCTTTTAGAACTTTCGGCTTTTTTTAAAATAAAAACTCAAGGCCTTTCGCGTCCTAAAGCTCAATTTACTTTTGAAGAAGAAGAAAAAAATTATTTTGATTATCCCATAATTTCCAGAGAAAGTTTAGGTTCAGGAAATGCTGAAGAAGTTTTTGAAAAAAACTCACAGGTGGTGTACTCTACTTTTTCTTTTAAACAAAGATATCATTATCATGCTGAAACAGCTTGCGTTAAAACAAACTGGGCTGATGATCGGCTTGAAATTCATCTTGCAACTCAATGGCCCTATCAGGTATTGAATTCGGTTTGTGAGGTGCTGAATGTATCGAAAGAAAAAATAAATGTCGTATCTCATGCAGAAGCAGAATCGCTTGATGGAAGAATTTGGTTTCCGTCTTTACTTGCTGCTCAAGCTGCTGCAGCATCGTTTTTGACCAAAAAAAATATAGTGATAGAATTTTCACGGCAAGAAGATTTTTTATATACGCCAAAAACACCGATTGTTTTGATTCAACATAAGACTGCAGTTTCCGAAACGGGAAAAATTATTGCAATGGATGTTTCAATAATTGTAGATGCAGGTTCTTTTAATCCTTTTATAACTCAAATGCTTAAACAGATGGTTGTAACTGCAGCAGGTATTTATCATCTTCCGGTTTATATGATTAGTGCAGTTGCAATAAAAACCGAACGCGGATTAACGGGTTTGTTTTCCGGATGGGGAGATTCTTATGTAACTTCTGCTTTAGAAAAACATATAAACGAAATTGTAGAACAGTTAGACTTATGTCCGATTCAGTTTAGACTTCAAAATAATTTAAAACTTGGGCAAAAAACAATTACAGGAATAAAAAAAGAAGAAAATTTTATTTTTGAAAATATATTAAAAGCGGTTTGCAATACCAGTGATTTTTATAGAAAATTTTATGCTTATAGATTGATGAATAAAGGAAGAAAAAACCGCTATGACGGAAACTGGCGCGGAATTGGAATTGCGGTAGGCTGCCAATATAACGGACTGAATATTCTTGTAAAATCAGGGATGAATTATAGTGCAGAAATAACGTTAACAAAGGATGATAAGGTATTGGTAAAAGTTGAACCTACTTCCGAAGGTTTAAAACGTATTTTAAAAAAACAAATTGCAAAAGAACTTGAGGTTGAAGAAAATCAAATTATTTTTTTCGGAACCTCAACGGATGAAATGAATGCTGCAGGTGCTGCAACAGCTTCTTGCGGAATTAGTATTTTACCCGATTTAATTGCAAAATGTTGTACGGGAGTAAAAAATCAACGTTTTAGAAAACCCCTTCCGATTACGGTAAGCCGAACTTATAAACTTTCCCGCTCAAAAGATTGGGATAACGAAACCTTAACAGGTCATCCCTTTATTTCCGAAACTCCCGGTGCTTGTGTTATTGAGTTAGAACTTGATCCGAGTACTTATCAAATTGATATAAGAGGTATTTGGTTTGCCTGCGATCCCGGAAAAATATATTCTAAAAAAATGGTACACAGAAATATTCATAAGAGTATTGCAAATGCAGTTTCAAATATTTCTATAGAAGAGATTAGAGAAAAAAATCTTCTTCCTTCCAATTATAAAATAATCAAAACCGGCGAAATACCTCCGATAAGAGATTTTATTTTGGACAGCGAATTAAAAACCCGAGGCTTGGGAGAGTTGGCTGAAGGATTGGTTCCGGCGGCCTATATTTCTGCGTTAAATCAGATTATGCTGAATCATAAGAGGATAGACTTTTTGCCTGTATTCACGGAAGATATTTTTAATGCCGTTACAAAGAGTGAGGTCGTAGATGAAGATTAGTTTTAATTTAAATAAAACGGCAGTTCAAATTGAAGCTCCTGCAAATGAACGCCTTTTGTCCGTATTAAGGAGAGAGTTTAATCTTTTAAGTTTAAAAAGTTCATGTTTAAGCGGGCAGTGCGGCTCTTGTACCGTTTTGATGAACGATAAACCCGTTCCTGCGTGTTTTATTCCTGTTTTTAAAGTTGAAGGAAAAAATATAATAACTTTGGAATATTTTAAAACAACTGAAGACTATAAAATAATTTCAACTGGTTTTGATCAGGCCGGTGTTGAAATGTGCGGATTTTGTGATGCAGGAAAAATATTTTTTACATATGCAATTTTGAATTCAAATATCGATATTGATGCTGCCGATGCAGAAAGCATTATAAGAAAATATTATTCGAGCACTATGTGCCGATGTACAAGTTTTGAAGATTTATTTTCGGCTATCGAAAAAATAGCTAAAAATCAACGGAGAAAATAGAACTTATGACCGAATTAACAAAGAATAGTATTGTGTACAGGGTGCGCCATATGCAGGAAATGCAGGCTATCTTAAAGAACATTTCAAATATAACACCTATTGCCGGTGCAACGGGCTTTTTAAATTATCAAACCGATGAAATAATTGATTTACCTGCCCATGTATTGGATTTGAATTTTTTACCCGAATTAAAAGTTATTTCAAAAACCGAACGTTACTTTGAATTCGGTGCTGCCGTTACATTAAATGAAATTTTGGATTTGGGTAAAAAGAATATTCCGCCTTCTTTGTACTATTCTATCGAAAAAATAGCAAACAATGCTATCCGTTCTCTTGCAACTATCGGCGGCAATATTGCAACTGCAAATCCTCTTGCCGGAACTTTTTTACCTATGCTTGCTCTTGATGCAAAACTTGAAATCAGAACAGCAGAAGATATTGAGTGGGTTCCCTTTGCAAAATATATCGACAAGACTTATGCAGAAAAAAGAGAAGAGCAATATATTATCAGCCGTATTAGAATTCCGAATGAGACATGGACTAAAAGTTTTTATACCAGATTAGGTTCTACGGGATATATCGGCAGCGATACGGCGTCTTTTTTATTTTTAATTCTTGTTCAAAAAAATATATTGTCTGATATGAGGCTGTTTTTTGCTTCAGATAAACTTATACGGAATAAAGAATTCGATAACCTGCTTTTGGGAAGAGACCTTCCGCTTTCGCAGGCAGATGTTCCGGTAATTATGCAAAAAGCAAGGCAAATCTTTACCCCGGAAGAATTTTCTTCCGAGTTTCATCTTTCTTGTTTTTTTAATTTACTTGAAGATAATTTGTATAATCTTACATAAATCGGGTCTTAAATATAATTAGGATTATACTGTTCACTTTTATTTCCTGATTTGCAAACTATTTCGTACAGGCACATTTCCATAACTATATTTTGAAGGCTTGTTCCTAAAGAGCGTAAGTCCAAATCAGTTTCGGACAAAAGAGCTATTATTTTTACGCACTGAACTTCGTTCCAAAGTTTTGCGGCTCTTCTGTATTGGGATAATGCTGTCTTTCCCGAAAAGCCGAAACGTTTTAAACTAAAATCATCCAAATATTCGTTTTCCCTATGTATTTTATGCCAGTCCTGTAATCGTCTAAAACAATAACTTAAACCTGCAATAATTTGTATGGGAGAAGAATTTTTAGAAAGTATTATTTTTTGACTGATAGATAAAGCTGCTTCAAGATCTTTTAATGTAAGAGCATTAAAAAGACTGAAAGGTGTTTCTTCTTTATTGTGAGCAAAAAGTTTTTCGATGTCTTCTTGTGAAATATGGGCTCCCTTTTGAAAGTATAGAGCTAAATGGGAACAAGCTGTTTTTAAAGCATCGGTATTATTTTCGACCAATTCCAAAAGTTCGTCTACGGCTTCATCTTCTATTTCAATGCCTTCCCTAAATAAAAATCCTCTTACCCATTCCTGTTTTTTATTTTCAAAAAGTTCCCAAAATATTTTTTGTTGTGTTTTTAAAACGGAGTCACTTATTTTTTTTGCGACTGAAGTTTCATCCGAAATTAAAATCAAAAAAGAATCGCTTATGCCGTCTTTCTTTGAAACACTTTGAATCCAGTCTGTAAGTAAGTCTATGTCTTCTTTTTTCTTGATAAGTTCTGCAGATTTTAATATGATAAGTTTTGCCGACGAAAAAAGGGATGCATTTTGTAATAGAGAAATTATATCGCCCATGCCTGTGTCTCCTGCATAAGCCGTATGTGTTTCAATATCTCCGTATTGCTTTGAAATAGTTTTTACGACAGTATCAACTGCCGCATTTCTTTCGCCGATTTCAGGCCCCATAAAAAGCCAAACAGGACTTTTCAATTTTTTCTCTCCAGCATAAAAATTTACGTATACCAAGTATACAATAAATAAAATCTTTTGTCATCAGGTTATTCTGAAAGTTCGACAAAAGCTGACGCTATTGTTTTTGCAACAGTAACCGAGGCCGATCTGTGAGCTTCTTTTTCACTAAAACCGGCTCCTCTTTTTGTTATAATTTTTTTGTAAAGAATTTCATCCGTGCCGGGATTTTTGATTTCTATAAAGGCTTTAAGTTTTACTAAAAATCCGCCTGCTGCATCGGTAACTTCGTCAAATTGTATTTTTGCATGGATGAGAAAAGGAGCCGATAAATTTTGTGAGTTTACCGGCAAAGTTTTAAAATCCATTTTCTGCAAAATATCGGTAAGTTTTTCTTCGACATCGGATATCGGCTGCCCTTCATGTTCTATAAAAATTGCAACAGATGATTTCTTTTCTTTTTGTTTTTTTTCTTTATTTTGTGTTTTTTTTAATTCAAGATTTATTATTTGTTTAAAAACTATTTGCTGAAACTCCTTAACAGTTTTTTGATATGCGGGAAAATCTTTTGATTTGAATATATGTTTGATTTCGGAAATATCCAATTCGATTCTGAGGCGGCTTGAAGAATCAATATTTTCATCATGTAAGATAAAATGTGCTTTTCCGTCTTTGTCTGTTTCAATGCCTTCAATTACAATAGAAGTATTATTTTTTATTTTTGTTTTATAACTTATCAGTAATGGAACATTTTCTTCAAATGCGCCTATATTAACAGGAATGAAAAATTCGTTTAAAGGATTTTCAAGACTCTCTTTTTCGATGTACGGTTTAATCTTTTTTAAACTATCCTTTGCTTTTTCAATATTTTGTTTAAATTTTATATCGTAGTTTTCTATTCCGGAATTTAAAGCTGCTGCAGCTGTTTTGCAATAATAAACGGCAGCAGAGTAATATTTTTTTTTGGAAAAAAAATCGTCGGCTTTTTTTTCCGGTTCACTTATAGATAAAATTTTTTCTTCTGCAATTTTTAATAAACGGTTTCTTTCTTTGCGAAGTTCATTTTTGTCATATTCTGCCAAAAGATATACGGTTACACTATCGTTCTTTTTTTCGATATAGCGGTTTTTGATTTTAAGATTTTTTATATTTGCTGATGAAGACTGGGTAATTTCGGATTTTAATATTCTTTCAAAATTTTCGATTGTTCCTAAAGCTGTAGTTGTTGTTTCAGCTTTTATCGATACGCCCAAATATCGTATAATTTCGTTTATAAGATTGTTTTTTGCATCTGTTTCTGCAAGAGTAAAATTTTTATTTGTTCCTGATGCTGTAAAATACTCATAACTTCCACTGCTCGCCGGAACTTTTTCGATCCAATCAGGCATCTCTTTCTCGTATTCGCTTTTATAACTTGTACAAGAGAATAAAATTAAGGCTGAAATAATTAAAAATATTATCGTGTATATTTTTTTTTGCATATGTTTTTTCTAAACTAATAAAACGGAATGCGGAAGAAAGAAAATAAAGTTTTTCTTTCTTCCGCATTTTTAATAAAGAATTATATGCCTTCTGAAAGAGCTTCTTTTACTCTTTCTCTGACAACCTTTTCTTCTTCTGTTTTCGGTTTGTCTTCGTCTGCGCCGCTGATGGCATTTTGTATGAGTTTATCCAAAGTTTTTTTGGATATGCTGTATAAAACTATGTAGGTGTAGTCATCGCCTGTAGGATTTCCGTCTGCATCAAAATATCTCATCTGAACCCAGTAATTGGTTTCAAGTTTAAATCCTGAGAGTTTTGTAGAAGTGACGGTTTTGACTATGTCTTCAAGATAGCCTTCTATTCTGTCTTTGTCGCCTGCGGCCGCAGCTGCTGCCTTGCTTTCAACTCTTACCTTAACCATTCTAGCCATTTCTGAAGGAACCGAAAAATCTCTTGTCCATAATTCCGCACCTTCCAAACTCTTTGACCTTGGTGATTCAAACTTAAATAGATAAACATCTTTGCCCTTATAGTCATCAGTTTTTTCGATAACATTGGGTTCTTCTGCTACCCAGCCGGGGATAGGTTTATCCCATTTAAGGTTTTTGTGGTCTAGAAGTTCCGGTTTTTTTACTTTACTGGAAACGGTTCCAAGCGGTTTTAATTTGTTTGCACAACCTAAAAGAATAAGGGCTGCAGCACCCGCAAGGATCATAATTTTAATTGCTTTTTTCATATCTTGCCTCCTAAAATAATGCAAATATATTTTTAAAATCAGATGTATTTTACACCCGATTTAAAAGCCCGATTTAAATGTCAGGGTTTTTCCACGTAATATTACTAATTTTATATTTTCAAAACCGGTAACCGATTCTGCCGTATCATAGATTACGGCTTCAAGATCATCGATAGTTCCAAAGAATGAAACGGCGTATTTTGTTTGTGCCGAAGAGCGGTATAAGGTTTTTATGTCGTTTACATTTTCGCTTAAAGCCTTTCTAAAGCGGGCCATGCTTTTACTGTCCGGTGTATCGTTTATAATAATCTCATATCTTATACCTCGTGAATAAGCCTTAGCTAAAAGAATTTTTGCCTGATCTACTGCCATCGGCAAAGCCTTGTTTACCGCGGATTGAATTGCGTTTGATTGAGCATCATAGCTGCTTACGCGGCTGAAAGTTTTTTGGCTAGTGTAAGGAACTGCTCCGAGTAATTCTCCCGTAGAAGGATTAAATATCTTTAAGGTTATTTTTGCAGAGCCGTAGTATCCGTTTGTTTCATAACCGCCTTCTGTGACGGAATCTATTTCGATATATACATCAGCATTTAATTTTTGTGCTATAAGCTGTATAGGCGTCATTCCTTCATCGCTGCTTTCCTGATATACAACTGCGTTGTCTTTTTTTAGTTTTTCAACTTCTTTGGAATCGATAGCCCGATATCCTTGTTTAAGAAGAAAGGCATTTGCACTTTCAACTGCGGCTTTGAGTAAAAACCTGTCGGCATTTGCTTCTTCGGCATCGAATACCATGTAGGTCATATTTTCTATATAATTATTCAAAAATTGAATATTTTTTTTACCTTCTGCCGAAGCTTGAGTTTCCTTTAAAATAAGGTCGGCATCTTTGACTGCGGGCTTAGAGTTTGTTTCTGTCTGCGGGATATTCTCGCTGCCGAAGACTAGATCGTCCATTGTTTCGTTTTTTGAAGAAATTTTACCGGTCATTCCAATCGACGAAAGAACTGCCGCAACTTCGTTCATTTTTACGGGGATTTTGATTTTGATTATATATATTTCTCCATTCTTGGATTTTTGTAAAACTTCCATTTTTTCGTTTACGACATATCGGTTGGGATATTCCGTATCATATAATACTTCATTAATTCTTTGATAATTTGCCCTTTCGGCTTCCAAACCTATGATGTTTATGACGCCTTGTTGTATAGCGCCTATCTTTGCCTTGTTTATAGCCCGCAAAAAAGAAGCGTCTTCTCCAAGAGCTGTATATTCTTGTGTTTTTGTATCGAAAGCATCTTTAAAGCTTACACATGACAAAAAAAGAATGAATGCAGATAAAAACAAAAAAATTAACTTTCTTTTCATTATAATTCTCCTAAAAAATTTATAACTTAATTGTGACGCCTGCTCCGGCTGTAAATCTCAAAATAAGTCCTGTTCCCTTAAAAAGAGAAGCTCCTATTTTTATACCTATGTCTCCTCCGATTTTAAAATTCTTTGTTACAAGATAACTGGTATGCACAAAGGCTTTGATTCCTGTTCCTACAGGAATATGTATATTATCTTTAGAACCGGTTATAATCATTGTATAATAAAATTGTACTGTAGGCAAGATTTGTAAGCGTTTAAAATATGTATTTCCTATTTCAGCTCCCCCGAAAATGCTGAAAGGAACTCCTTGTGACATCAACTCTTGAAAGCGGGGTTCAATGTTAAGTTCAGCACCGAAACAAGGTCTGATACGGTAAAATCCTCTTGCGGCTGAAACATTTATACCTGTGCTTAATGCCTTATCCTGTGTGCCTGTGTTATCTCTAAAAAATCCAAATTCGCCTAAAACATAAGGCCTGTATTCAAAGCGCCCGCGAGGTATTTCTCTAATTTGGTCTCCCAAATTTAAAGGATTCTTAGAATAAAGAACTAATCCTGCTGAAAAGTCGCTTTCAATTTTTGTAACGACGATTAAGCCGTATTCTTTTCCATCATCGCTTAGGATAACATATTCATCTCCCAGCTTGATGCCCATTTTTTTTCCGAGTTCGAAGTGAACGGTATTGTGTTCAGCCTTAATTATTCCGGTTTTTATTGTAAACTCTTTGATTTTGCGCAGTTCAAGATCGAGTTTATCGGATAAGGCTTTAAATGCGGTACTGCATGACTTTTCATAAGTTTTATCTATAAAATTTACGTTTATATCGATTTTTTCTTTTAAATCTTCTTTTGAAGAATATATGTGTAATTCTAAAGTAAGGTTTATCCTATATCCGTCTATTTCTCCCCAAAATGTATCGTGGTACCGTTCTTTTTGAATCGAATAATATGTAATTACAGGCACTACTACATAGTAAGAGTTGATTGTTTTTTCCCAGTCATCTTTTGTAAAGGCTTCCAAACCCATTAAAACGGATTCAGGCAATTGAGTGTCGGCTTCTATCGATTGTTGTAAAAAACCGATAAACGTGCCTACATCATTTGAAGCAAGCCTATATTCCAATCCTATTATATTAAACCTTTCAAGATTGAAGAATACGTTCATAATAGAGTCGTCTACCATTTCGATAAATTCATTTGTATTAACAAATTCATCAAAGATGTATCTGTCCGGATAGGAAGTTGCAAAAATTGCTATATCTTTTTTTTCGCTGATTTTTTGTGCGTAAAGAGTCGAGAAAAAAGAGATTATAAAAATGAGATAAACAAGATTTTTTTTCATACAGGGTGCCTTTTTGAGAAGATTTAAGGTCTTCTCTATAACCGATAAGCAGTATATAACATTTAATACGTATTTTCAAGTGAAATACCTCTTAAACTGTTTAATAGTTTCTATACTTTATCACACATCTTGATTAAAATGATAAAAACTGATATATTTATATGGAAATATTTAGGAGGACTTTATGTCAGAAAAATATGATTTGGTTATAATTGGTGGCGGTCCCGGCGGTATGGCCGCAGGAATTTATGCAGCCCGTTCAAAGTTAAAAACGGTTATTCTTGAAGAAAAACCCAATCAAGGCGGACAGTGCTATATCACTGAAGAAATCGAAAACTATCCCGGTTTCCCTGAATCTTCAGGACCTGCTCTGACCGAAGCCTTTCAAAAACATGCCGAAAAATTCGGTGTAGAATTCAAAAGAGCAAGAGCCGAAAAAATCGAGCTTGTTCCCAATTCACCTACACGCATCGTTCACGGAAGCGACGGCGTAAAATATGAATGCTTGGCTGTTGTTGTAGCAACCGGTGCAAGTGCCAGAGAGCTCGGCTGTAAGGGTGAAAAAGAACACTGGGGCAAGGGCGTTTCATACTGTGCAACATGTGACGGCGCCTTCTTTGAAGAATGCGAAATCGTAGTTATCGGCGGCGGAGACTCTGCTGTTGAAGAAGCTATGTACCTCACAAAATTTGCCGACAAGGTAACTATCGTTCACCGAAGAGATGAGCTTAGAGCTGCAAAATCCATTCAGGACAAGGCCTTTGCCAATCCCAAGATGGCCTTTAAATGGAATGCGGTTGTTGAAGAAGTTTGCGGTGACGGTCTTGTAGACAGCGTTATCTTAAAGGATACAAAGACAGGAGAAACCTCCAAATTCGATACTGAAGGTGTATTCGTATTTATCGGACACAATCCTCAGACGACCTTTATTCAGGGTTTGGTTGACCTTGATGAAAACGGCTACATCCTCACAAACGGAAAAATGGAAACAAATGTACCCGGCATTTACGGCGTAGGCGACGTTATCCAAAAAGAATCACGCCAGGTTGTTACAGCCGCCGCCGACGGTGCTCTTGCCGGTATTTGGGCAGGACACTATATCGACGATATCAAAGCCAAAATGGCTATGAACAAATAAGGAGATACGATAAACAGTTCGGCAGGAATTCGGCCTCACTGTTTATCTGTCGAGTTTTGTGCAAAAAGTTTTTATAGGAGAAAAAAATGATTGAATTGACAAAAGAAAATTTTGAACAAGAAGTTCATCAGTCAAAGGGTGTAACCTTTGTAGATTTTTGGTCGGACGGATGCGTCCCTTGTAAACAATTAATGCCTGATGTTCATGCAATGGCAGAACGCCATGCAGGAAAGGCTAAGTTTTGCTCATTCAATATTGACGGTGCAAGACGCGTTGCCATGAAGGAGCAGGTTTTAGGTCTTCCTACAATGCTCATCTATGTTGACGGCGAGAGAAAAGACAGCGTTACCGGAAGCGACTTAACCATCGATCAAATCGAAGAGATGGTAAAAAAATACATCTAATTGTTTTTAATCTTTTAAGCCGGAAGAAAGGTGATAAACTTTTTTGACGGCTTTTTGAAGATACGGTTTAATAGACCGTGGGCGGGGTTATCCTGCCTTAATAAATTTTATCCTAGGAGGATGCTATGGTTGAATTGAAAACCAAAAAAGTCATCATAATTGGTGACCGAGACGGCGTTCCCGGGGAGGCTATTAAGCTCTGTGCAGAATCGGCAGGTGCTGAGGTTGTATACGCTGCAACCGAATGCTTTGTCTGAACAAGCGCAGGAGCAATGGACTTGGAAAACCAAAAGCGAGTCAAAGATTTAGCTGAAAAATACGGTCCTGAGAACGTAATCGTTCTTTTGGGCGGTGCAGAAGCCGAATCTTCAGGTTTAGCCTGCGAAACTGTTACAGTAGGCGACCCGACTTTTGCAGGTCCGTTGGCTGGAGTCTCGTTGGGACTCTTGTGCTATCACGTGGCAGAACCGGAAATTAAGAGCCAAATAGACCCCGCGGTCTATGAAGAGCAGGTAAGCATGATGGAAATGGTTATGGACGTCAATGCTATTATCGCGGAAATTTCGGAATACCGAAATAAAGGCTGCAAATTCCTGTAATGCCTTTCGGAGCTTATGAGTTTTAAACCGTAGGCTTCTTTCGTGTTAGTCAGCGGTGCGGTACTACATAATGACACCATTCTTTAAAATGGAGCATTTTTGTAACCGCACCGCTTTTTTTATTTACATAGATTAAATTCTTTAAGAATTTTTAACAGCATGTAAAAATTGTTACAGTAGATGTAGTTTTTATATTCTTTTCTTTCTTTTAAGGATAGAATTTTTTTATTTAATTCTTCCGCGTATCTTATTAAGTTCAAATTTCTGCCATTGATACCGCTAAAAGATGCACCACAGTCTATAATTATATCGGATTTTTCAATCAAAAGTTTTGCGTCATTCAATATTTTATCGCTTATAGGTTCAAAAGATATTTGCGTAAGGGATTCTATGCTTAGAGCTTTTGCTATTGGTGTGTCCAAATCATTTTCAAATAGAATACCTGCGTTAAAAGTGATTTCATATTTATTAAGGAGGCGGTATACCGGAATCCCCTTGCCGTCACCCCCAATAATAAAAATTTTAGATGAGGTATCACGGTGTGCCAACTCTATATTTCCTAAGAGGGTATTGTATGAACCTTTTTTTATGTCAAAAGCCTTACAAATTGAAGTATCGCTTATAATCTCTTCCGGTGTTCCGTAAAGATAGTTGTCCTTGTCCAAAATTAAAACTATTTTATCTGCAATCTTAGGTATTAAATCTAGTTCGTGTAAGGAAA containing:
- a CDS encoding xanthine dehydrogenase family protein molybdopterin-binding subunit, whose translation is MDKTFVSDLEFENQEWARLIRASDVDAKIIDIEVPELPEGFLFFSAKDIAGKNSVRFLKTEIPVFADEKIEYAGQAVGILTGPDKKKLLELSAFFKIKTQGLSRPKAQFTFEEEEKNYFDYPIISRESLGSGNAEEVFEKNSQVVYSTFSFKQRYHYHAETACVKTNWADDRLEIHLATQWPYQVLNSVCEVLNVSKEKINVVSHAEAESLDGRIWFPSLLAAQAAAASFLTKKNIVIEFSRQEDFLYTPKTPIVLIQHKTAVSETGKIIAMDVSIIVDAGSFNPFITQMLKQMVVTAAGIYHLPVYMISAVAIKTERGLTGLFSGWGDSYVTSALEKHINEIVEQLDLCPIQFRLQNNLKLGQKTITGIKKEENFIFENILKAVCNTSDFYRKFYAYRLMNKGRKNRYDGNWRGIGIAVGCQYNGLNILVKSGMNYSAEITLTKDDKVLVKVEPTSEGLKRILKKQIAKELEVEENQIIFFGTSTDEMNAAGAATASCGISILPDLIAKCCTGVKNQRFRKPLPITVSRTYKLSRSKDWDNETLTGHPFISETPGACVIELELDPSTYQIDIRGIWFACDPGKIYSKKMVHRNIHKSIANAVSNISIEEIREKNLLPSNYKIIKTGEIPPIRDFILDSELKTRGLGELAEGLVPAAYISALNQIMLNHKRIDFLPVFTEDIFNAVTKSEVVDED
- a CDS encoding (2Fe-2S)-binding protein, with amino-acid sequence MKISFNLNKTAVQIEAPANERLLSVLRREFNLLSLKSSCLSGQCGSCTVLMNDKPVPACFIPVFKVEGKNIITLEYFKTTEDYKIISTGFDQAGVEMCGFCDAGKIFFTYAILNSNIDIDAADAESIIRKYYSSTMCRCTSFEDLFSAIEKIAKNQRRK
- a CDS encoding FAD binding domain-containing protein, which produces MTELTKNSIVYRVRHMQEMQAILKNISNITPIAGATGFLNYQTDEIIDLPAHVLDLNFLPELKVISKTERYFEFGAAVTLNEILDLGKKNIPPSLYYSIEKIANNAIRSLATIGGNIATANPLAGTFLPMLALDAKLEIRTAEDIEWVPFAKYIDKTYAEKREEQYIISRIRIPNETWTKSFYTRLGSTGYIGSDTASFLFLILVQKNILSDMRLFFASDKLIRNKEFDNLLLGRDLPLSQADVPVIMQKARQIFTPEEFSSEFHLSCFFNLLEDNLYNLT
- the holA gene encoding DNA polymerase III subunit delta — encoded protein: MKSPVWLFMGPEIGERNAAVDTVVKTISKQYGDIETHTAYAGDTGMGDIISLLQNASLFSSAKLIILKSAELIKKKEDIDLLTDWIQSVSKKDGISDSFLILISDETSVAKKISDSVLKTQQKIFWELFENKKQEWVRGFLFREGIEIEDEAVDELLELVENNTDALKTACSHLALYFQKGAHISQEDIEKLFAHNKEETPFSLFNALTLKDLEAALSISQKIILSKNSSPIQIIAGLSYCFRRLQDWHKIHRENEYLDDFSLKRFGFSGKTALSQYRRAAKLWNEVQCVKIIALLSETDLDLRSLGTSLQNIVMEMCLYEIVCKSGNKSEQYNPNYI
- the trxB gene encoding thioredoxin-disulfide reductase gives rise to the protein MSEKYDLVIIGGGPGGMAAGIYAARSKLKTVILEEKPNQGGQCYITEEIENYPGFPESSGPALTEAFQKHAEKFGVEFKRARAEKIELVPNSPTRIVHGSDGVKYECLAVVVATGASARELGCKGEKEHWGKGVSYCATCDGAFFEECEIVVIGGGDSAVEEAMYLTKFADKVTIVHRRDELRAAKSIQDKAFANPKMAFKWNAVVEEVCGDGLVDSVILKDTKTGETSKFDTEGVFVFIGHNPQTTFIQGLVDLDENGYILTNGKMETNVPGIYGVGDVIQKESRQVVTAAADGALAGIWAGHYIDDIKAKMAMNK
- a CDS encoding co-chaperone YbbN is translated as MIELTKENFEQEVHQSKGVTFVDFWSDGCVPCKQLMPDVHAMAERHAGKAKFCSFNIDGARRVAMKEQVLGLPTMLIYVDGERKDSVTGSDLTIDQIEEMVKKYI
- the grdA gene encoding glycine/sarcosine/betaine reductase complex selenoprotein A; the protein is MVELKTKKVIIIGDRDGVPGEAIKLCAESAGAEVVYAATECFVUTSAGAMDLENQKRVKDLAEKYGPENVIVLLGGAEAESSGLACETVTVGDPTFAGPLAGVSLGLLCYHVAEPEIKSQIDPAVYEEQVSMMEMVMDVNAIIAEISEYRNKGCKFL
- a CDS encoding ABC transporter ATP-binding protein translates to MELFNVKELNVGYNNSIILGNIEIELQHGQILCLMGPNGSGKSTIIKTITQHIKKLGGKIFIGGKDIEKLNNIEQAKKMSVVLTDRINPHLMTAEEIVATGRYPHTNKFGTMTEADHLAVDDAIKIVGGERLKHKEFLSLSDGEKQRIMIARAICQEADLMILDEPTSFLDIRYKIDLLGILRTLARDRNKIIILSLHELDLIPKIADKIVLILDKDNYLYGTPEEIISDTSICKAFDIKKGSYNTLLGNIELAHRDTSSKIFIIGGDGKGIPVYRLLNKYEITFNAGILFENDLDTPIAKALSIESLTQISFEPISDKILNDAKLLIEKSDIIIDCGASFSGINGRNLNLIRYAEELNKKILSLKERKEYKNYIYCNNFYMLLKILKEFNLCK